One genomic window of Bacillus mycoides includes the following:
- a CDS encoding acyltransferase — protein sequence MRRTTRYPVSGENSLWNVYKTVSFWKVMKNFIIIQIARYTPFLSVKNWLYRTFLRMEVGKKTSFALMVMPDIMFPEKITVGDNSIIGYNTTLLAHEYLIREYRLGEIVIGNEVMIGANTTILPGVTIGDGAIVSAGTLVHRDVPGGAFVGGNPMRIIYTKEEMATREG from the coding sequence GTGCGACGGACAACGCGCTATCCTGTTTCAGGAGAAAATTCATTGTGGAATGTGTATAAAACAGTTTCTTTTTGGAAGGTAATGAAAAACTTTATTATCATCCAAATCGCACGTTACACGCCATTTTTATCCGTGAAGAATTGGTTATACCGCACGTTTTTACGGATGGAAGTAGGAAAGAAAACGTCGTTTGCACTTATGGTAATGCCAGATATTATGTTTCCAGAAAAGATTACTGTGGGAGACAATTCAATTATCGGCTATAATACAACGCTTTTAGCGCATGAATATTTAATTCGTGAGTATCGACTCGGAGAAATCGTCATAGGGAATGAAGTTATGATTGGAGCGAATACGACAATTTTACCAGGTGTGACAATTGGAGATGGTGCTATCGTTTCTGCAGGCACACTTGTCCATAGAGATGTACCAGGCGGCGCTTTCGTAGGTGGAAATCCGATGCGTATTATTTATACGAAAGAGGAAATGGCCACTAGAGAAGGTTGA